AGTCAACATATCTATCAAGTATGGAATCAAAGAATCCTCCAAATTTGCTCGTTTGCATTCTAGCCCTCGCTATTTCTCCATCGACTCCATCGAGAATTGATGATAATTGATAAAGTATCCCAGCAAGAGGTACACTTACTAAATTTACTAGGGCTGAGAAGAGGCCAAACAGAAAAGTTATTACCGTCATCTGGTCAGGTGTAATCTTGTCTACAAGAAGAGCCGATATCCTTGTCGAAATCTTTCTGTTCAGATATCTACTCACGAAACCGTCCCCTACTCCTTTAACGGAGGTGTAAACTATTAGCCTCTTGGCCTTCCTCAAATCCTCGGGCGTATCAACGTCCATCCAGAAAAGGCCATCCACGAAGGTCACCCTAAGCTTCGCCTCCTTAACAACATCCCTTAACTCAACAACATCCTTCTCCCTTGCAAGCCTTTCGGTGACCTGGAATATAGAATCATCCAGAACGAAGAATCCAGTATCTAGAGCATCCCAATTCCTGATCTCTTTCCCTATTTCAACAACTCTTCCATCTCTAACAACAACTTTTGTTGCCTCCTCTATATCTACGAACTTTGGCCTTCTATCCGCTATCAACCCTTCCCCCTTAACGGCAATCTCGTAGAATTTCTCTTCGTAAACATGATCGCTCATCACGAGCACAAACTTGCCCTTCACATGATCCTTGGCCATGTGCAAAGAATACCCGTTCCCTCTCTCTGGATTTGGGTTCACAACTACCTTTGCATTAAATCCGTGGGCATTTACGAAGTCCCTGTAAAGTTGCTCGTATCTCTCGTTTGTGACTATTATGAACTCTGATATGCCAAATTTCATCAGATTCTTCATCGTTCTATAGATAAGTTCCCTTCCCGCTACTTTGATTAATCCTTTTGGTTTCTCACCCATTCTTGTCCCATAACCTGCTGCCAATATTACAGCCCTCACCTCACCACCTCCTTGAACTTTTCATAGCTTATTTGAAGGGCCTTGATGACTGGAAGCTCTTCGCCAGCAAAGAAAGTTAGCATGGCTCCCCCACCTGTGGAAACATGACTTATCCCCTCGATTCCATACTTTTGAATGCTCGCTATGGAATGGCCTCCACCAAGGACGCTGAAGGCATTGCTCTCGGCTATTGCTTTGAACACTTCCACGGTTCCAAAGGCAAACTCCTCCCTCTCAAATACCCCCATAGGTCCATTGGCGACTACAACCTTTGCCTTCATGATGATCTCCCTATACTTCTCAACCGTTCTACTCCCTATATCCATTATCTGGTAGTTATTTAGAAGTTCCCTTCTTTCACTCAGCAGATCAACTTCAACCCTTTCACCCTCGTAGTCCACAGCAAAGTCGGCAGGGGTTCTTATGTATGGGTAGAATTCGTCTAATATCTTTTCAGCATGCTTCACGTGCTCAAGCAGTCCCTTCTTCTTCATGAACTCGATATTCTTCTTTCCTAAATCGAAGCCCTTTGCCAGGGTGAAGACGTTTGCGACCAATCCTCCCGTTAAGATTATGTCAGCCCTTCCCTTCTTGAGCACGTTCTCTGCAACCTTTAAGGAATCATCAACCTTTGCCCCTCCCAGGACATAGACCTTTGGCTCCTCCTTGCTGTAGTATGCCTTCATCAGAGCCTCTATCTCTTTTTCCATTAGAAACCCCATTATCATTGGTTTAATCCTTGCAAAGCCAACCAAGGACGGTTGACTTCTATGAGCGGCTGCAAATGCATCATTCACAACATAATCTATAACCTCAGAAAGCTTTCTCACAAAAAATGTCTTTTCACATTCCTCTATCGGTTTATTTTTGACTTCTTCGGCTGAAAACCTCAGATTCTCCAAGATTATCACTTCACCGGGCTTCATGCTCCTGATCTTATCCCTTGCATACTTACCGAATATGTCCTCAACGTATTCAACGTGCTGATTCAAAAGCCCTGAGAGTATCCTTGCATGCTCTTCCGTCGTTGAATAGTCATCACTATAGGGCTTTCCTTGATGTGTTCCAATTACGACTTTGGCCCCATTTTCTACTAGGAATTCTATAGTTGGCAGTACAGCTCTGAATCTTGCATCACTGATTATCTTACCGTCCTTCATTGGTGAATTTAAATCAACCCTTAGAAAAACGGTCTTATTGTGAAAGTTAAATTCCTCCAACCTAAACATCTCACCACCGAGATTTGAATAAAAGGAGAAAGTTAAGAAAGTTTTGCTAGATTATGCCAAGTTTATATGCCAGCTCCGCGTTCAACACGGAACCTCCCGCAGCTCCTCTCACCAGGTTATGCCCAAGGGTCACGTACTTTATTCCCTCGCTAGTCCTCTCAAGCCTTCCAACTGTAACGGTCAAGCCTTTTCCTCTGTCCCTATGCAATCTTGGCTGAGGAATTTCAGTGTAAACTATGGGTTTCTCGTAGGAGGGCAATTTTAGATCTTTTAATGGATCAAAATTTTCAAACGCTTCTCTTATGCTCTTGACATCTGGATTCTCCAACTCAACGAAGACCGCTTCAGTGTGTCCATGTATAACTGGAACTCTTGTTGCTATTGCAATGACATCGAAAGATGCAAGCTCAATTTTGTCTCCCTTTAACTCTCCCATGATCTTTCTGCTCTCATTTTCTATCTTCCATTCCTCTCCGCTTATGAATGGAATCACGTTGTCTTGAATTGCATACGCTGAAAGTCCAGAGAATCCAGCTCCACTTATCGCCTGCATTGTTGCTACTCTGACCTTCTTGATTCCAAAATCCCTGAGAGGTGCAAGCGAGAGGGTTAGTATGGCTGTTGAACAGTTAGGATTGGTGACTATGAAGCCTTTCCATCCTCTTCTTTTTCTCTGGACTTCTATTAGTCTGAGATGTTCTTTATTGACCTCAGGAACGAGTATTGGTACATCCTCATCATAACGATGGGCCCTAGCATTTGTGAATACTGGAATGTCCCTTGCGAGCTTTTCCTCCACTTCTCTTGATATCGAAGCTGGAAGGGCATTGAAAACAAGATCAACTCCTGGATTCTCCAGGAATTCCTCAAGGCTTATTACATAATAATCCCTGAATTCCTCTGGGGAATCTTCAACTATCTCTCCATACTTCTTTCCAGCTGATCTTTCAGACGCTACCAATTTTTCGACTTTGAACCATGGATGCTCCTCCAACAGCTTTACAAATGTTCTACCTACTAAACCCGTTGCACCTAAGACTGCAGCTCTCTTCATTCCATCACCCTCCTAAATGCCTCTAGTGTCGGTTCTATAGGTTCGGGCAACTTGAAATTCCTAAGAACAACATCAGGATCCTTAAGCCCATGACCTGTTGTTATCAAAACGAAGCTTTCATCCTTGTTGACCTTGCCCTCACTTAACAGCTTAATTAGCCCAGCAAGGGAAGCTGCAGAGGCAGGTTCAACGAAGAGACCCTCCTTTGAAGCAAGCATTCTCTGAGCCTTTAATATCTCCTCATCACTAACAACCTCAAACATGCCGCCTGATTCTTCAACTGCCCTCCATGCCTTCTCCCAGTTTGCAGGATTTCCAATCCTTATTGCCGTTGCAACGGTTTCTGGGTTCTTTTCGGGCCTAAATTCTCTTCTCTCTTTCCAAGCTTTAGCTAGAGGTGATGCCCCCTTAGCCTGTATGCCTATCATTCTGGGCAACTTATCTATAACTCCAGCCTCATGCAGTTCCTTGAATCCCTTCCATATTGCCGATATGTTTCCGGCATTTCCAACTGGCAGGACTATATTGTCGGGAACCTTCTGTAGTTGATCATAGATTTCGTAGGCTATTGTTTTCTGTCCCTCTAGTCTGAATGGATTTATTGAATTCAGCATGTATATCCCAAGTTCCCTGCTTGCTTCAATTACCACGCGAAGTGCATCGTCGAAGTTCCCCTTTATTGGAATTACCTTCGCTCCATATATTATAGCTTGGGCAAGTTTCCCTAGAGCTATCTTCCCGCTTGGCACAAGGACGTATGCTCCTATCCCTGCCTTAGCCGCATACGCTGCCAAAGATGCCGAGGTGTTTCCAGTTGATGCACAAACAACTCTCTTCATCCCAAGCTCAAGTGCCTTTGAAACTCCAACAGTCATTCCTCTATCCTTGAATGAACCAGTAGGATTTGCACCCTCATTCTTGGCGTATAGCTCCTTCACCCCAAGGATCTTTTCCAGATTATTTAACCTGTATAGGGGAGTTCCTCCCTCGTTCAGAGAAACCCTCTTCTTTACAGGTAGCCAGCTCTCGTATTTCCACAACGTAATGTTATTTCCATCAAATATCTTTGTATCTACCTTATCAAGGTCTATGACAACCTCCAGCAATCCTCCACATTCACACCTGTACCTTATTTCATCCTCTGGATATTCCCTTCCACATCTTATGCATCTCAATACCATTTTGCACCCCTTCCCGTTTTTGTTACCCAAAATTCAGCTTTTATCCCGAGTTCCTCAAACCTTTCCTTCATCGCTCTTCCAATGTCTCTTAAGTTCTCCCCCACCGCAAATAAACTTGGGCCAGATCCAGAGATCGTGACTCCATATGCCCCGGCTTCAAGCCCCGCCTTTCTAACCTCGTCAAACCACGGCATTAGTCTCTTTCTATACGGAAGGGCCAAGTTGTCGTCAAGTAATCTGCCAACGGTCTCTATGTCTCCCTCTTTTAGAGCAAGAACGAGACTGGATGCCATCGCCAAATTCTTTACTGCATCTTTCAATGGCACCTTTTCCGGCACGACCTTTCTTGCTTCTCTTGTAGGGACTTCAACTTCTGGAAGAACAACGACGACCTTCAGCTCAACATCGATTCTATGAACCCTCAGGGGTTTAAGCGACTCCAATATGTTGAAACCTCCATAATATGAGGGAACAACGTTATCTCCGTGAGGACTTCCAGATGCAGCCCTCTCACCTTCAAGTGCCGCCATTATTATGAGCTCATCGTTATCCACTCCAAGCACCCTCGCAGCCGCAAGTGCTCCTGCAACTGAAGAGGCTCCAGAGCTACCAAGCCCGCTTTTTGGCCTTATTCCCTTCTTCAGTTTTATACTAACTCCCCCCTCTTCACCAACCATTCTGAATAGTGCTTTAGCTGAGACTATCGCGACGTTGCTATCATCCCTGGGCACGTCATGGCCTTCAACCTCTATCTCAAAGCTGTCACTCTCCTTAACCACGACCTCATCTCCAGGCTCTTCAATGGCCATTCCAAACACGTCAAATCCTGGCCCAAAGTTCGCTATTGTTGCTGGTGCGTAAATTCTCTTCTTCACGTTCTACCACCTCCCTGTGAATCTCCCTAATCGTTTCGAGAAGATCCTCCTTTGCAACAACTACCTTGACAAAACCCTCTCTTTTCTCCTCAATTTCGAATCCCGAAAGATCAATATCCTTCCCGACTACGAAGATCTCGGCAAAATCTCCCCTTACTTTATGGACTATAATTGGGAAATTGCTTCTAGCATTTAGAACGATTGTCCCAAACTTCCAGTCCTTTGTCTTTCCGAATATTATTGGGATGTCCCCTGCCACAGGGTCAACTGCCTTCCAGTGTAGGGCTTTCATTCCAAGCTTTGCCGCCACCTTTATCTCTTCATAGGATAGGTATGGTATTAGGCGGGCGCTTGGGACTAGCTTTGGATCCGCAGTAAAGATACCCTCAACATCACTCATTATCAGAACGCACCTGGAGTTGAGGATCCTGGCTAAAGCCGTGGCCGAGTAATCACTCCCTCCCCTCCCAAATGTTGCCCTGAAACCATTTAAATTACCATAGAACCCTGGAATGACGGGAATTACTCCGCTTTTTATTAGCCTTATTAGTTTTCCGGCTCTCCTTCTGCTCTTTTCAATATTGATGTACGCATCTCCAAATTCACCTTCCGCCATGAGGAATTCCAAAGGATCAACAACCTTGCTTTTTAGTCCAAGGAGTTCCAGACCTTCGGCAAATATCTTTGCTGATATCCTTTCGCCAAGGGATACTATCTCATCCTTTAACGCTCTAGGAGGCAAATATTTCCTGAAGTCTATGTTCACCTTAGTGTCCAGGCCATGGAAGCTCAAGAATTCCTCGTGTATTCTCTCTACCCTGAACAATGCCTCTTTATCACCATCGGCAAATCTTATCAGTTCGTCTGTAACTCCTTTCAATGCAGAAACGACAACCACTATAGGTCTTTTCTCGGAAAGGTACTTTACAAGTTCCAGAGCTTCCTCAAAAGCATATCTAACAGAACTACCACCAAATTTAACAACCGATAGTTTGTAAACCACCCATTTTAGTTCACCTCGTTGCCAAAGAGTTTTCGGAAGATTAATAAAATTTTCTGCTAAAGCTTTGGTTAAATGTCATATGTTCAAAACCTTTTCTAACTTTATGTCTATTTATCCCAACATGTTTCCTGGATTCCTGGAGCATTGACAACACGTCCCCAAAGATTACCTTGTGAAGTTCTCTGATTATCCTCATCCCCTCGTCCCTTGGAACGTCATAGAGTCTCCAAAATGGTCCTTCGTCTATGATTCTATACCCTAGTTCCTCTTCGACGTTTATAAGTAGTAACCCATCTTTGTAAGTCATCAGTGGCATTCTCGATGTTCTATCGCTAATTACTGTTCCCATCCTCCAATTGTTCGTTTTACCAAATAGCATGAGAATCCTCTCTTCCTTTGCAAGCTCTGCAGCTTTCCATTGAATTGCCTTCATTCCATGCTTAGCCGCAACTAAGGCTTCCTCGTAGGATAGGTATGGTATTAGGCGGGCGCTTGGGACTAGCTTTGGATCCGCAGTAAAGATACCCTCAACATCACTCATTATCGCAACTAGCTCTGAGTTTAATATAACTCCAAGGGCCACGGCAGAGTAATCGCTTCCTCCCCTTCCCAGCGTTATCCTGTATCCATCCATACCTCCTATGAATCCAGGAACAACTGGAATCTTTCCAGTATCTATGATCTCGCGAATTATCTTCGCATTTCTCTTGCTCTTCTTTATATCTATGAAACCGTCACCAAACTTACCATAAGCAGAAAACAGCTCCCAGGGATAGATTACTTGACCATCAACAGCCTCAGCAAAGATCGTTGCTGAAAGAAGCTCTCCAATGCTGAGAATATGATCCTTAAGAGCCTCCCTAGGAATTGGAGGAGGATTGAAAAGTTCTCGAAGATAGGGGGAGAGTATCTTGGGATCAATTCCGTTGGCCCTAGCAAATCTTACATAGCTCTCGGCGACTTCGATTGCATACTTGGTGTTGAACGTCTCGGCATACTTAATCAACGTATCCGTAACTCCCTTTAATGCAGAGACAACTACAGCCACTTCTTTCTCTTCGAATATGGATTTGGTTAGCGATACTGCCTCATTAAAGTCATTCTTAACTGAACTCCCTCCAAATTTTAGCACTATCATTTCCTCTCACCTCACGTTCTCTCCCTGGGCGTTTTCTTTTTATATAATTTTCGACATATTTTTAGGATTTTAATATTCCCAATAAGAATAAAACTTTTGATAGTAATATGAATATTTAATCAAAGGAATATTGAACAAAATTGGCCAGAAATACTTAAGAATATATTCATATGAAACTTATTTGATAAAAATGCTCTGTCTAAGGAACGTTAGTTACACAAGGGAGAGAGTGAAAATCCTCCAAGAAATAAATATGACATTTAAAGAGGGCATAAGTTACTCAATACTGGGCCCAAATGGAGCTGGCAAGTCCACCATAGCAAGAATTATCATTGGCGAGCTAAAGCCTACATCAGGGCAAGTTCTCCTCGATGGGAGGGATATAACTAACCTCACAATAACTGAAAGAGCAAAACTTGGAATAAGCATGGCATGGCAAGAACCAGCGTATTATGAAGGGATAAGAATTAAGGAATACCTGATCCTAGGTGGGAAACTGAAAATTAAAGAAGAAGAGATACGGAGGGCTCTTGAGTTAGTTGGTCTTCCCTATGAGCTCTACGCTGATAGAATTCTTGATAAAACACTCAGCGGTGGCGAAAGAAAGAGGATTGAGCTCGCTTCTTTGTTACTTCTCAAGCCAAGGTATGCAATTTTAGATGAGCCAGATTCTGGGTTAGATATAACAGCTCGTGAGCTCATTGAAAACATCTTAGAGTCGTTTAAAAAGACTGGAACAACAGTCATCTTAATCACACACCACGAAGAAATAGCGGAGAAAACAGACTTTGCTTACTTCGTTTGCGCTGGCAGGCTTATTAAGAAGGGCTTCTCATGGGAAGTTGTTGAATACTATAAAAAGGCCTGTGAGAGATGCTTCTTGATGGAGGGGTTTTCATGACAATAAAACTTGTGAAGGAGTATGAGGCACTTCTCAAAATTTACGAGCGTGAGGGGCTCAACAAATCGCTTTTTGATAATCGAGTTGCAGCTATAATAATCAGCGGAGACAGAATAATTGGCCTTAATAATATTCCTGGTGTTAAGATAGAAGGTAAGGAAACAGAAAATGGTGTTGAAGCAAAAGTTATAATTGAGGACAATGTTGAACTTCCCTTTCCAGTTCATCTTTGCACAGGTTATCTAAAAAGTGATGGCTACCAGAGAACCATCTTTAATATAATCATTGGAAAAAACTCAAAGGTAAAGTTTACTTCTCATTGCATCTTCCCCTATGCAAAAAACTTCACTCATGAAGCGATGTCAAAGATAACAGTAGGGGAGGGTTCTACCGTAATATATGAGGATGAGCATATACATGGTGAAGGTGTTAAGATGATAAGCAGAACTGAAGTAGAAGTTAAGAGTGGAGGTCGCTATACAGGTAAATTTTCCCTTCTCAAACATCGAGCAAGGGAAGTTAAGCTCGAGACGATAGTAAAACTTAGTAATAAGGCGATAGCAGAGTTAACATCAAAGATCAAGGCAGTGAAAGATGACATCGTTGAAATAAGGGAAGTACTCTGGCTTGAGGGAGCATATTCTCGTGGTGAAATCAAGAGCACAGTGGTGGCATTTGATAACTCGAAAGTAAACGTCATGAATGAAGCCTATGGAGTAGGGGATTATGCTAAAGGTCACATTGAATGTCATGAAATCGTGAAAGGAAAGGCAGATGTTCAGACGGTTCCCTTGTTGAGGGTAAGAAATGAAAAAGTTGAACTGACACATGAAGCATCCATAGGAAGGATAAACGAATTCCAACTAATCCAGCTGATGGCAAAGGGATTAAGTGAGGAAGAAGCAACAGACTTTATCATTAAAGGTCTCCTGAGGGATTAATACACTTCTCACATCTCATGCTCTTTCTTTATTTTCTCTCTCCACTTTGGATCAATTTCAAGAACCTGATCTATAAAGGCTCTAACAACGTCTTTAATGGATCCATATACACCCGTTATTACCTGAATTCCAAGCTCGGTGAAGTAACTAATGGCTTTCCTACCCATACCATATGCAAGCACAACATCTCCCCCGTGTTCTTTTACAAAATTTGGTAGATCTCCAGGTTCATGCTCTTCAAAGGGAACTTCTATAACCTCAAAACCTTTTATTTCATTATCATCAACGTCCACGAAAACAAAGTACCTAGCCTTTCCAAAGTGCATACTTACTTTACTCTCCAATCCTCTATCATCCTCAGCTGGAATTGCGAGCCTCATTGATGCCACCATTCTCATGAACAGATTTTCAAATATAAATCTTGTGCATCACTGACATTAGAGGACAAGGGATTATCCTTCAAGATCCAAAAGAAAAAGTATAGTAAAGATAAAAGATCACTCGAGCTTCTTGTAGCAGAACCACCAGTCGTAGCACTCAATTTCTCCTCTAGCCTTAGCCTCTTCCCTCTGCTTCTTCTCCTCAACGGTTGAAGCTGGTGGGATTATTACCTTGTCACCAATCAGCTCGTTGTTTGGCCACTTGTGTGGAAGTGCAACTCCCTTCTCAGTACTTATCTTGAGGGCCTTTACGAGCCTTAGTATCTCATCCCAGTCCCTACCGACTTCAGCTGGGTAGTAAACGATGGCCCTTATAATACCCTTGTCATCAACGACGAAGACCGCTCTAGCTGTTATCGTTGAACCGCTTGGAATCATGCCAAGCTTATCAGCAAGCTCTCCCCTATCATCTGCTATAATTGGGAACTCAATCTCGACACCGAGGTTCTCCTTTATCCACTCCATCCACTTAATGTGGGCAAATACTTGATCAACGCTTAGCCCTATGGGCTCAACGCCCAGCTTCCTGAACTCCTCAAGCCTCTTTTGCATTCCATAGAATTCAGTCGTACAAACTGGTGTGAAGTCAGCCGGGTGGCTGAAGAGGATGAACCACTTTCCTTGCTTTGTAAAGTGGTCCGGCAACTTAATTACTCCGTGGGTTGTCTTTACCTCAACTTCTGGGAACTTTTCTCCTATCACTACCATTTCGATCTCCTCCTTAATTTTGTTCTCAATATGAACTAATGAAGTTCGAACTTATAAGTTTTTCGGTTATGTTAATTTCCAAATTGATGCGAAAGGATGCCGAAGAACTTGCCAAGATCCTCTATAAGCTGTACATCAACGATAGGGTTCTAGCTAAGATTCGTCTCAAAAAGATTGAAAGTAAAGTCAAGAGCAAGATTATGATTTATGAAAAGAGAGAAAAACTAGGCCTTTCAAGGTTCACCAACTCTAAAGGCTAGGAGATGCCTGGAAGGGCGAGGAGGATGTCAGCATTAGTTATATCTGTTAACATGGTTAGTTAGGAAGTTTCCATGATCTTAAATAGGACATAAAACCATGATGTGGCTAAAACACCCTTTCATGATTATAGAGTTTTTGGTTTTGATCTTTGACTTAGATTGCGCTATGCCTACTTCCTTCATGGCTTTTTCACACTTTGTGGCTCTTTAGTTGCCTTAGGTTTGGCGGGGGTTATGGCAAGAGTCTACAGATATTTAGTAGGGAGAGATACAAATGTTAAAATGTCAAAAAGCTTAGAATTACAGCCTTGAGTGGAGTATGGCTATATATTGTCCTTGATTCGTTCCTCTACACGGATATAAACCCTCTCTTTCCTATGATCTGAAATCCGTCTTACAGAGTATTTTCAAGTTTCACTGTTTATTTGTTGTGTTCACTTTCATTTCTAATAAGCACTCTCCTAATCTTCATGAGAAGGTGGAGAGCTTAGTAGACTCTTAAGCCTGTCAATTCTCTCTTCAATTGAGGGATGTCTGTGAAGGATATTAAACCACTTTGGAGTTCTCCGTGGTATCTTTTCCCTTTCGCTTATCTTCTCAAGTGCCCTTATCATTGCCTCAGCACCAACTAGATTTGCCGCGAACTCATCTGCCTCAAATTCATGTTGGAAGGTCATCCTCATGTATCTGTAAAGCATGCCAAGTATCAAAATTGCAAAAGATGCTATGATTAAGGCTATCTCGACAAATGAAGAAGCATGTATTGATTCAAGAATGAAAGGTAGAAGGGATAGTGGGGCAATTGAAAGGATAACCACTCCATAGTCTTTAAGCAAATGTTTCTTTTTAATATGCCCAAGTTCGTGAGCAATAACTGCAAGTATCTCATCTTTATCAAGGTTTTCAAGCAAACCCTCCGTTATAAATACCGTTTTTCCCTTGGCTCCAGTAACGAGTGCAGCAAGTCCTTCATCTTGGATAACGTATATCTCCTCAACTTCAACATTAATACGCCTGCAGAGGTTTTCAATTGTTTCCCTCAACTCATTCTGAAGTGGTTTACCCTTTCCAATCCTTCTGAGGATAACTGCAGTTCCTTCAGCGACAACCAGGAAAAGAATAGCGTAAATTGGAAGCCTTAGTTTCCACGGAAAGAGCTCTGGAATTACAATGAAGACCGACGCAACTATGACAATGAAGCAAAATACCAAGATTAATGTCAGAATTGTTCCAGGCTTCTTTAACCTTTCCTCTTCAAGGAAAGCCACTAATATTAGGGTTGAGATAGAAATCGACAATATAACTGGAAGGAAGAGTAAAAGCATGTCAAGAGGGCTCACAAATTTACTCACAAAATCAAAAAATCCCAGGAATCCAGAGACACTAAATATGACTGCACAGAGTATAATGCTGACTATGTACACTTTTTCAAGCCTGATTACCATCTCTTGCTTCTCACTTCTCCGAATTCTCCTCC
The window above is part of the Pyrococcus sp. NA2 genome. Proteins encoded here:
- a CDS encoding ATP-binding cassette domain-containing protein, with translation MLCLRNVSYTRERVKILQEINMTFKEGISYSILGPNGAGKSTIARIIIGELKPTSGQVLLDGRDITNLTITERAKLGISMAWQEPAYYEGIRIKEYLILGGKLKIKEEEIRRALELVGLPYELYADRILDKTLSGGERKRIELASLLLLKPRYAILDEPDSGLDITARELIENILESFKKTGTTVILITHHEEIAEKTDFAYFVCAGRLIKKGFSWEVVEYYKKACERCFLMEGFS
- a CDS encoding SufD family Fe-S cluster assembly protein, with protein sequence MTIKLVKEYEALLKIYEREGLNKSLFDNRVAAIIISGDRIIGLNNIPGVKIEGKETENGVEAKVIIEDNVELPFPVHLCTGYLKSDGYQRTIFNIIIGKNSKVKFTSHCIFPYAKNFTHEAMSKITVGEGSTVIYEDEHIHGEGVKMISRTEVEVKSGGRYTGKFSLLKHRAREVKLETIVKLSNKAIAELTSKIKAVKDDIVEIREVLWLEGAYSRGEIKSTVVAFDNSKVNVMNEAYGVGDYAKGHIECHEIVKGKADVQTVPLLRVRNEKVELTHEASIGRINEFQLIQLMAKGLSEEEATDFIIKGLLRD
- a CDS encoding bifunctional L-myo-inositol-1-phosphate cytidylyltransferase/CDP-L-myo-inositol myo-inositolphosphotransferase; its protein translation is MRAVILAAGYGTRMGEKPKGLIKVAGRELIYRTMKNLMKFGISEFIIVTNERYEQLYRDFVNAHGFNAKVVVNPNPERGNGYSLHMAKDHVKGKFVLVMSDHVYEEKFYEIAVKGEGLIADRRPKFVDIEEATKVVVRDGRVVEIGKEIRNWDALDTGFFVLDDSIFQVTERLAREKDVVELRDVVKEAKLRVTFVDGLFWMDVDTPEDLRKAKRLIVYTSVKGVGDGFVSRYLNRKISTRISALLVDKITPDQMTVITFLFGLFSALVNLVSVPLAGILYQLSSILDGVDGEIARARMQTSKFGGFFDSILDRYVDFSFLLTLAYVSIREQIWWVIAGIAMFSSAMVSYSTERFKGAYCADAYKVIPTLRKVPGKRDERIFITMVFALLGWIKPLFLLLAIWSTLRVAITIYLVKTTVSQ
- a CDS encoding aspartate kinase; its protein translation is MIVLKFGGSSVKNDFNEAVSLTKSIFEEKEVAVVVSALKGVTDTLIKYAETFNTKYAIEVAESYVRFARANGIDPKILSPYLRELFNPPPIPREALKDHILSIGELLSATIFAEAVDGQVIYPWELFSAYGKFGDGFIDIKKSKRNAKIIREIIDTGKIPVVPGFIGGMDGYRITLGRGGSDYSAVALGVILNSELVAIMSDVEGIFTADPKLVPSARLIPYLSYEEALVAAKHGMKAIQWKAAELAKEERILMLFGKTNNWRMGTVISDRTSRMPLMTYKDGLLLINVEEELGYRIIDEGPFWRLYDVPRDEGMRIIRELHKVIFGDVLSMLQESRKHVGINRHKVRKGFEHMTFNQSFSRKFY
- the thrC gene encoding threonine synthase, with product MVLRCIRCGREYPEDEIRYRCECGGLLEVVIDLDKVDTKIFDGNNITLWKYESWLPVKKRVSLNEGGTPLYRLNNLEKILGVKELYAKNEGANPTGSFKDRGMTVGVSKALELGMKRVVCASTGNTSASLAAYAAKAGIGAYVLVPSGKIALGKLAQAIIYGAKVIPIKGNFDDALRVVIEASRELGIYMLNSINPFRLEGQKTIAYEIYDQLQKVPDNIVLPVGNAGNISAIWKGFKELHEAGVIDKLPRMIGIQAKGASPLAKAWKERREFRPEKNPETVATAIRIGNPANWEKAWRAVEESGGMFEVVSDEEILKAQRMLASKEGLFVEPASAASLAGLIKLLSEGKVNKDESFVLITTGHGLKDPDVVLRNFKLPEPIEPTLEAFRRVME
- a CDS encoding homoserine kinase, which translates into the protein MKKRIYAPATIANFGPGFDVFGMAIEEPGDEVVVKESDSFEIEVEGHDVPRDDSNVAIVSAKALFRMVGEEGGVSIKLKKGIRPKSGLGSSGASSVAGALAAARVLGVDNDELIIMAALEGERAASGSPHGDNVVPSYYGGFNILESLKPLRVHRIDVELKVVVVLPEVEVPTREARKVVPEKVPLKDAVKNLAMASSLVLALKEGDIETVGRLLDDNLALPYRKRLMPWFDEVRKAGLEAGAYGVTISGSGPSLFAVGENLRDIGRAMKERFEELGIKAEFWVTKTGRGAKWY
- the asd gene encoding aspartate-semialdehyde dehydrogenase, which gives rise to MKRAAVLGATGLVGRTFVKLLEEHPWFKVEKLVASERSAGKKYGEIVEDSPEEFRDYYVISLEEFLENPGVDLVFNALPASISREVEEKLARDIPVFTNARAHRYDEDVPILVPEVNKEHLRLIEVQRKRRGWKGFIVTNPNCSTAILTLSLAPLRDFGIKKVRVATMQAISGAGFSGLSAYAIQDNVIPFISGEEWKIENESRKIMGELKGDKIELASFDVIAIATRVPVIHGHTEAVFVELENPDVKSIREAFENFDPLKDLKLPSYEKPIVYTEIPQPRLHRDRGKGLTVTVGRLERTSEGIKYVTLGHNLVRGAAGGSVLNAELAYKLGII
- a CDS encoding aspartate kinase — protein: MVYKLSVVKFGGSSVRYAFEEALELVKYLSEKRPIVVVVSALKGVTDELIRFADGDKEALFRVERIHEEFLSFHGLDTKVNIDFRKYLPPRALKDEIVSLGERISAKIFAEGLELLGLKSKVVDPLEFLMAEGEFGDAYINIEKSRRRAGKLIRLIKSGVIPVIPGFYGNLNGFRATFGRGGSDYSATALARILNSRCVLIMSDVEGIFTADPKLVPSARLIPYLSYEEIKVAAKLGMKALHWKAVDPVAGDIPIIFGKTKDWKFGTIVLNARSNFPIIVHKVRGDFAEIFVVGKDIDLSGFEIEEKREGFVKVVVAKEDLLETIREIHREVVEREEENLRTSNNSELWARI
- a CDS encoding phosphoglycerate kinase yields the protein MFRLEEFNFHNKTVFLRVDLNSPMKDGKIISDARFRAVLPTIEFLVENGAKVVIGTHQGKPYSDDYSTTEEHARILSGLLNQHVEYVEDIFGKYARDKIRSMKPGEVIILENLRFSAEEVKNKPIEECEKTFFVRKLSEVIDYVVNDAFAAAHRSQPSLVGFARIKPMIMGFLMEKEIEALMKAYYSKEEPKVYVLGGAKVDDSLKVAENVLKKGRADIILTGGLVANVFTLAKGFDLGKKNIEFMKKKGLLEHVKHAEKILDEFYPYIRTPADFAVDYEGERVEVDLLSERRELLNNYQIMDIGSRTVEKYREIIMKAKVVVANGPMGVFEREEFAFGTVEVFKAIAESNAFSVLGGGHSIASIQKYGIEGISHVSTGGGAMLTFFAGEELPVIKALQISYEKFKEVVR